In Choloepus didactylus isolate mChoDid1 chromosome 6, mChoDid1.pri, whole genome shotgun sequence, one DNA window encodes the following:
- the CCDC88B gene encoding coiled-coil domain-containing protein 88B isoform X4 — protein MEGGEGPRLRDFLSRSLATWALGLAGLVGEAEEPEGKEEEEEEEEEEEEGPLCPQKRFLQLCDGALLLRVLGIIAPSSRGGPRMVSGHEGPAARRVRNLNHLWGRLRGFYQEELQLLILSSPPDLQTLGFDPFSEEALEGLESILRLVLGASVQCEHRELFIRHIQGLSLEVQSELAAAIQEVTQPGAGVVLALAGPEPGELTSPEAEMLSRSLMGSLSRLAWERDLGAQRLAELLLERQPVPLLPEAPARAPPEGPSHHLALQLANAKAQLRRLRQELEEKAELLLDSQAEMQGLEAETRRLRQETQALTGQAKRAELYREEAEALRERAARLPRLQEELRRCRERLQAAETCKGQLEEERVLSGTLEASKALLEEQLEAARERCARLHETQRENLLLRTRLGEAHAELDSLRHQVDQLVEENVELELELQRSLEPPLSSPGEAPLPGAAPSLRDEVREAEAGRLQTLERDNLELRSLLHMLQVQLAHQHPLLEEQSEDSTVPEQDGTPQAPLVPDPSPQCLAPQVGDGGPQDLDLALQASDSALQGSDECPQAPDSDTKTARAPQTPDTTPQVSGLAVETGKTLEKPGHGVPLQTVASTVAPSQSPEINIQAQLLQGGDTGKREPPQGGMELVSRELKQEGPGLKLGEQETLCQGLDLSKGQTEAREHELRLEGAAGELAQPKPQRGSDEAPQTQAWEGPMPGETQASGVPEQETLREEVAQLKREAEALRAELEAQAQRLEARGSEAARLSEELAQARRAEAEAHQAAEAQAGEQARLREAAEAAGRELEAAMREREALGEALAAAGRERRQWEREGPRLRAKAKAAEERLQALEKECRQHVEEAEGERREKQALQEELDKAVVRSQELGSRLEGLQRELEQAALERQEWQLAQELQHERYQSLEQRLEVELQVAVTSKEEALAALKEKAQQLEEELLQLRQGPAPEENAGPRTLETQSGRLIEVERSNATLVAEKTALQGQLQQLEGQLGGLQGRAQELLLQSQQAQEYSNRLQAEKAMLELQGQELHRKLGVLEEEVDAARKAQEETRGQQQALLRDHEALAQLQRRQEAELEGLLARHRDLKANMRALELAHRELQGRHEQLQAQRANVEAQEMALLAERERLLQDGHRQRGLEEELRRLQSEHDRAQMLLAEVSRERGELQGERGELRGRLARLELERAQLEAQSQRLRESNQQLDLSACRLTTQCELLTQLRSAQEEENRQLLAEVQALSRENRELLERSLESRDHLHREQREYLTQLNALRREKQKLVEKIMDQYRVLEPGPLPRTKKGSWLADKVKRLMRPRREGGPLGGPRLGADGAGSTESLGGPPETELPKGREADETGPPSPAPMRRARSSLCLRDETLVGGQRRKLSSRFPVGRSSESFSPGDTPRQRFRQRRPGPLGAPSSHSKGPTVEWDGSIETLAERDADAGGEDHEVQEPEKPRLTPSLSQ, from the exons ATGGAGGGGGGCGAGGGGCCCCGGCTCAGAGACTTCCTGAGCAGGAGCCTGGCCACCTGG gctctggggcTGGCCGGGCTggtgggggaggcagaggagCCCGAGggcaaagaggaggaggaagaggaggaggaggaggaggaagaggggcccCTTTGCCCCCAGAAGAGGTTCTTGCAACTCTGCGATGGCGCCCTGCTCCTCCGAGTGCTGGGCATCAT AGCCCCCAGTTCCCGAGGGGGACCTCGAATGGTCAGCGGCCATGAGGGTCCCGCGGCCAGGCGCGTGCGGAACCTGAACCACCTGTGGGGCCGACTGAGGGGCTTCTACCAG gaggagctgcagctgctgATTCTGTCGTCACCCCCAGACCTCCAGACTTTGGGGTTTGATCCCTTCTCAG AGGAGGCACTGGAGGGCCTGGAGAGCATCCTGCGGCTGGTGCTGGGGGCGTCGGTGCAG TGCGAGCACCGGGAGCTCTTCATCCGGCACATCCAGGGCCTCAGCCTCGAGGTCCAGAGCGAGCTGGCCGCTGCCATCCAGGAG GTGACCCAGCCCGGGGCAGGCGTGGTGCTGGCGCTGGCAGGACCGGAGCCTGGGGAGCTGACGTCTCCAGAAGCGGAGATGCTGTCCCGGAGCCTGATGGGGTCACTGTCAAGGCTGGCATGGGAGCGGGACCTGGGCGCCCAG CGGCTGGCCGAACTGCTGCTGGAGCGGCAGCCGGTCCCTCTCCTGCCCGAGGCTCCAGCTAGGGCTCCCCCAGAAGGCCCCTCGCACCACCTGGCGCTGCAGCTGGCCAATGCCAAGGCCCAGCTGCGGCGCCTGCGACAGGAACT GGAGGAGAAGGCCGAGTTGCTGCTGGACTCCCAGGCGGAGATGCAGGGCCTGGAGGCCGAAACTCGAAGGCTCCGCCAGGAG ACCCAGGCCCTGACGGGACAGGCCAAGCGCGCCGAGCTGTACCGCGAGGAGGCGGAGGCGCTGCGGGAGCGGGCCGCCCGCCTGCCCCGCCTGCAGGAGGAGCTGCGGCGCTGCCGGGAGCGGCTGCAGGCGGCGGAGACTTGCAAGGGCCAGCTGGAG GAGGAGCGGGTGCTCTCGGGGACCCTGGAGGCCTCCAAGGCGCTGCTGGAGGAGCAGCTGGAGGCCGCCCGAGAGCGATGTGCTCGGCTGCACGAGACCCAGCGTGAGAACCTGCTGCTGCGCACCCGGCTGGGAGAGGCCCACGCG GAACTGGACTCCTTGCGGCATCAGGTGGACCAGCTGGTGGAGGAGAAcgtggagctggagctggagcttcAGAGGAGCCTGGAGCCACCCCTGAGCTCTCCTGGGGAGG CACCCCTGCCAGGAGCAGCCCCCTCGCTGCGGGACGAGGTgagggaggcagaggctgggcGGCTGCAGACCTTGGAGCGGGATAATCTGGAGCTGCGCAGCCTGCTGCATATGCTACAGGTGCAGCTGGCTCACCAG CACCCCCTGCTGGAGGAGCAGAGCGAGGACTCCACGGTTCCAGAGCAGGACGGAACTCCCCAGGCTCCCCTGGTCCCAGATCCCAGCCCCCAGTGCTTGGCTCCTCAGGTGGGGGATGGAGGCCCCCAGGACTTGGACCTGGCTCTCCAGGCATCAGACTCAGCCCTCCAGGGGTCAGATGAGTGCCCCCAGGCACCTGATTCAGACACAAAGACTGCCAGGGCTCCCCAGACCCCGGACACGACCCCCCAGGTGTCAGGTCTGGCTGTGGAGACAGGGAAGACCCTGGAGAAGCCTGGCCATGGAGTCCCTCTCCAGACTGTGGCTTCTACTGTGGCCCCATCTCAGAGTCCAGAGATAAATATTCAGGCCCAGCTGTTGCAGGGAGGAGACACTGGGAAAAGAGAGCCTCCCCAAGGGGGGATGGAACTTGTGTCCCGAGAGCTGAAACAGGAGGGCCCTGGGCTCAAGCTGGGGGAGCAGGAgaccctgtgccagggactggacctATCCAAGGGGCAGACAGAAGCCAGAGAGCATGAACTGAGGCTGGAGGGGGCAGCTGGGGAGCTGGCCCAGCCAAAACCACAGCGGGGGTCTGACGAGGCTCCTCAGACCCAGGCCTGGGAGGGGCCGATGCCAGGGGAGACCCAGGCCAGTGGGGTTCCAGAGCAGGAGACCCTGAGGGAGGAGGTGGCACAGCTGAAGAGGGAGGCTGAGGCCCTCCGAGCTGAGCTGGAGGCCCAGGCCCAAAGGCTGGAGGCCCGAGGCTCAGAGGCCGCCCGCCTCTCCGAGGAGCTGGCCCAGGCACGGAGGGCAGAGGCTGAGGCCCACCAGGCGGCGGAGGCCCAGGCTGGAGAGCAGGCCCGGCTTCGAGAGGCAGCGGAGGCTGCTGGCCGCGAGCTGGAGGCCGCGATGAGGGAGCGGGAGGCTCTGGGGGAGGCACTGGCAGCGGCAGGCCGTGAGCGGCGGCAGTGGGAACGCGAGGGGCCCCGGCTGCGGGCCAAGGCCAAGGCGGCTGAGGAACGGCTGCAGGCGCTGGAGAAGGAGTGCCGCCAGCATGTGGAAGAGGCCGAGGGGGAACGCCGGGAGAAGCAGGCCCTCCAGGAG GAGCTGGACAAAGCCGTGGTGCGGAGCCAGGAGCTGGGGTCCCGGCTGGAGGGTCTGCAGCGTGAGCTGGAGCAGGCGGCTCTGGAGCGCCAGGAGTGGCAGCTGGCACAGGAATTGCAGCATGAGAG GTATCAGAGCCTGGAGCAGAGGCTGGAAGTTGAGCTGCAGGTGGCGGTGACCTCCAAGGAGGAGGCGCTGGCGGCGCTCAAGGAGAAGGCCCAGCAGCTGGAAGAGGAGCTGCTGCAG CTGCGCCAGGGCCCTGCACCCGAGGAGAATGCTGGGCCCAGGACCCTGGAGACCCAGAGTGGGCGGCTCATCGAGGTGGAGCGCAGT AATGCCACACTGGTGGCGGAGAAGACAGCTCTACAGGGGCAGCTGCAGCAGCTGGAGGGGCAGCTGGGGGGCCTGCAGGGGCGCGCCCAGGAGCTGCTGCTGCAGAGTCAGCAGGCGCAGGAGTACAGCAACCGCCTGCAG GCCGAGAAGGCCATGCTAGAGCTGCAGGGCCAAGAGCTGCACAGGAAGCTGGGGGtgctggaggaggaggtggacgCGGCCCGGAAAGCCCAGGAGGAGACCCGCGGGCAGCAGCAGGCCCTGCTGCGGGACCATGAGGCCCTGGCCCAGCTGCAGCGGCGGCAGGAGGCCGAGCTTGAGGGGCTGCTGGCCCGGCATCGCGACCTCAAGGCCAACATGCGGGCACTGGAGCTGGCCCACCGGGAGCTGCAGGGCCG GCACGAGCAGCTGCAGGCCCAGCGGGCCAACGTGGAGGCGCAGGAGATGGCCTTGCTGGCGGAGCGGGAGCGCCTGCTGCAGGATGGTCATCGGCAGCGGGGGCTGGAGGAGGAGCTGCGGAGGCTGCAGAGCGAGCATGACAG AGCTCAGATGCTGCTGGCAGAGGTGTCCCGGGAGCGAGGGGAGCTGCAGGGCGAGCGCGGGGAGCTGCGGGGCCGGCTGGCGCGACTGGAGCTGGAGCGGGCGCAGCTGGAGGCGCAGAGCCAGCGGCTGCGTGAGTCCAACCAGCAGCTGGACCTGAGCGCCTGCCGGCTGACCACCCAGTGCGAG CTGCTGACACAGCTGCGGAGTGCCCAGGAGGAGGAGAACCGGCAGCTGCTGGCCGAGGTGCAGGCCCTGAGCCGGGAGAACCGGGAGCTGCTGGAGCGCAGCCTGGAGAGCCGGGATCACCTGCACCGGGAGCAGCGCGAGTACCT GACCCAGCTCAATGCCCTGCGCCGCGAGAAGCAGAAGCTGGTAGAGAAGATCATGGACCAGTACCGCGTGCTGGAGCCTGGGCCCCTGCCCCGGACCAA GAAGGGCAGCTGGCTGGCAGACAAGGTGAAGAGGCTGATGCGGCCCCGGCGGGAGGGGGGCCCCCTCGGGGGTCCACGCCTGGGGGCCGATGGGGCTGGCAGCACGGAGAGCCTGGGGGGCCCCCCGGAGACGGAGCTCCCCAAGGGCAGGGAGGCAGATGAGACAG GGCCCCCCTCACCAGCACCCATGCGCCGGGCCCGAAGCTCCCTTTGCCTGCGGGATGAGACCCTGGTGGGTGGGCAGCGGCGGAAACTCAGCTCCCGCTTCCCTGTGGGACGAAGCTCCGAGTCGTTCAGCCCCGGAGACACTCCCCGCCAGCGATTCCGCCAGCGCCGCCCGGGGCCCCTGGGAGCGCCCAGCTCCCACAGCAaag GACCCACCGTGGAGTGGGACGGCTCCATCGAGACCTTGGCAGAACGTGACGCAGATGCCGGCGGAGAAG ACCATGAAGTTCAGGAACCAGAGAAACCCCGCCTCACCCCTTCTCTCAGCCAGTGA
- the CCDC88B gene encoding coiled-coil domain-containing protein 88B isoform X3, with translation MEGGEGPRLRDFLSRSLATWALGLAGLVGEAEEPEGKEEEEEEEEEEEEGPLCPQKRFLQLCDGALLLRVLGIIAPSSRGGPRMVSGHEGPAARRVRNLNHLWGRLRGFYQEELQLLILSSPPDLQTLGFDPFSEEALEGLESILRLVLGASVQCEHRELFIRHIQGLSLEVQSELAAAIQEVTQPGAGVVLALAGPEPGELTSPEAEMLSRSLMGSLSRLAWERDLGAQRLAELLLERQPVPLLPEAPARAPPEGPSHHLALQLANAKAQLRRLRQELEEKAELLLDSQAEMQGLEAETRRLRQETQALTGQAKRAELYREEAEALRERAARLPRLQEELRRCRERLQAAETCKGQLEEERVLSGTLEASKALLEEQLEAARERCARLHETQRENLLLRTRLGEAHAELDSLRHQVDQLVEENVELELELQRSLEPPLSSPGEAPLPGAAPSLRDEVREAEAGRLQTLERDNLELRSLLHMLQVQLAHQHPLLEEQSEDSTVPEQDGTPQAPLVPDPSPQCLAPQVGDGGPQDLDLALQASDSALQGSDECPQAPDSDTKTARAPQTPDTTPQVSGLAVETGKTLEKPGHGVPLQTVASTVAPSQSPEINIQAQLLQGGDTGKREPPQGGMELVSRELKQEGPGLKLGEQETLCQGLDLSKGQTEAREHELRLEGAAGELAQPKPQRGSDEAPQTQAWEGPMPGETQASGVPEQETLREEVAQLKREAEALRAELEAQAQRLEARGSEAARLSEELAQARRAEAEAHQAAEAQAGEQARLREAAEAAGRELEAAMREREALGEALAAAGRERRQWEREGPRLRAKAKAAEERLQALEKECRQHVEEAEGERREKQALQEELDKAVVRSQELGSRLEGLQRELEQAALERQEWQLAQELQHERYQSLEQRLEVELQVAVTSKEEALAALKEKAQQLEEELLQLRQGPAPEENAGPRTLETQSGRLIEVERSNATLVAEKTALQGQLQQLEGQLGGLQGRAQELLLQSQQAQEYSNRLQAEKAMLELQGQELHRKLGVLEEEVDAARKAQEETRGQQQALLRDHEALAQLQRRQEAELEGLLARHRDLKANMRALELAHRELQGRHEQLQAQRANVEAQEMALLAERERLLQDGHRQRGLEEELRRLQSEHDRAQMLLAEVSRERGELQGERGELRGRLARLELERAQLEAQSQRLRESNQQLDLSACRLTTQCELLTQLRSAQEEENRQLLAEVQALSRENRELLERSLESRDHLHREQREYLTQLNALRREKQKLVEKIMDQYRVLEPGPLPRTKKGSWLADKVKRLMRPRREGGPLGGPRLGADGAGSTESLGGPPETELPKGREADETGPPSPAPMRRARSSLCLRDETLVGGQRRKLSSRFPVGRSSESFSPGDTPRQRFRQRRPGPLGAPSSHSKGPTVEWDGSIETLAERDADAGGEGLPEEAKSEPGLGDHEVQEPEKPRLTPSLSQ, from the exons ATGGAGGGGGGCGAGGGGCCCCGGCTCAGAGACTTCCTGAGCAGGAGCCTGGCCACCTGG gctctggggcTGGCCGGGCTggtgggggaggcagaggagCCCGAGggcaaagaggaggaggaagaggaggaggaggaggaggaagaggggcccCTTTGCCCCCAGAAGAGGTTCTTGCAACTCTGCGATGGCGCCCTGCTCCTCCGAGTGCTGGGCATCAT AGCCCCCAGTTCCCGAGGGGGACCTCGAATGGTCAGCGGCCATGAGGGTCCCGCGGCCAGGCGCGTGCGGAACCTGAACCACCTGTGGGGCCGACTGAGGGGCTTCTACCAG gaggagctgcagctgctgATTCTGTCGTCACCCCCAGACCTCCAGACTTTGGGGTTTGATCCCTTCTCAG AGGAGGCACTGGAGGGCCTGGAGAGCATCCTGCGGCTGGTGCTGGGGGCGTCGGTGCAG TGCGAGCACCGGGAGCTCTTCATCCGGCACATCCAGGGCCTCAGCCTCGAGGTCCAGAGCGAGCTGGCCGCTGCCATCCAGGAG GTGACCCAGCCCGGGGCAGGCGTGGTGCTGGCGCTGGCAGGACCGGAGCCTGGGGAGCTGACGTCTCCAGAAGCGGAGATGCTGTCCCGGAGCCTGATGGGGTCACTGTCAAGGCTGGCATGGGAGCGGGACCTGGGCGCCCAG CGGCTGGCCGAACTGCTGCTGGAGCGGCAGCCGGTCCCTCTCCTGCCCGAGGCTCCAGCTAGGGCTCCCCCAGAAGGCCCCTCGCACCACCTGGCGCTGCAGCTGGCCAATGCCAAGGCCCAGCTGCGGCGCCTGCGACAGGAACT GGAGGAGAAGGCCGAGTTGCTGCTGGACTCCCAGGCGGAGATGCAGGGCCTGGAGGCCGAAACTCGAAGGCTCCGCCAGGAG ACCCAGGCCCTGACGGGACAGGCCAAGCGCGCCGAGCTGTACCGCGAGGAGGCGGAGGCGCTGCGGGAGCGGGCCGCCCGCCTGCCCCGCCTGCAGGAGGAGCTGCGGCGCTGCCGGGAGCGGCTGCAGGCGGCGGAGACTTGCAAGGGCCAGCTGGAG GAGGAGCGGGTGCTCTCGGGGACCCTGGAGGCCTCCAAGGCGCTGCTGGAGGAGCAGCTGGAGGCCGCCCGAGAGCGATGTGCTCGGCTGCACGAGACCCAGCGTGAGAACCTGCTGCTGCGCACCCGGCTGGGAGAGGCCCACGCG GAACTGGACTCCTTGCGGCATCAGGTGGACCAGCTGGTGGAGGAGAAcgtggagctggagctggagcttcAGAGGAGCCTGGAGCCACCCCTGAGCTCTCCTGGGGAGG CACCCCTGCCAGGAGCAGCCCCCTCGCTGCGGGACGAGGTgagggaggcagaggctgggcGGCTGCAGACCTTGGAGCGGGATAATCTGGAGCTGCGCAGCCTGCTGCATATGCTACAGGTGCAGCTGGCTCACCAG CACCCCCTGCTGGAGGAGCAGAGCGAGGACTCCACGGTTCCAGAGCAGGACGGAACTCCCCAGGCTCCCCTGGTCCCAGATCCCAGCCCCCAGTGCTTGGCTCCTCAGGTGGGGGATGGAGGCCCCCAGGACTTGGACCTGGCTCTCCAGGCATCAGACTCAGCCCTCCAGGGGTCAGATGAGTGCCCCCAGGCACCTGATTCAGACACAAAGACTGCCAGGGCTCCCCAGACCCCGGACACGACCCCCCAGGTGTCAGGTCTGGCTGTGGAGACAGGGAAGACCCTGGAGAAGCCTGGCCATGGAGTCCCTCTCCAGACTGTGGCTTCTACTGTGGCCCCATCTCAGAGTCCAGAGATAAATATTCAGGCCCAGCTGTTGCAGGGAGGAGACACTGGGAAAAGAGAGCCTCCCCAAGGGGGGATGGAACTTGTGTCCCGAGAGCTGAAACAGGAGGGCCCTGGGCTCAAGCTGGGGGAGCAGGAgaccctgtgccagggactggacctATCCAAGGGGCAGACAGAAGCCAGAGAGCATGAACTGAGGCTGGAGGGGGCAGCTGGGGAGCTGGCCCAGCCAAAACCACAGCGGGGGTCTGACGAGGCTCCTCAGACCCAGGCCTGGGAGGGGCCGATGCCAGGGGAGACCCAGGCCAGTGGGGTTCCAGAGCAGGAGACCCTGAGGGAGGAGGTGGCACAGCTGAAGAGGGAGGCTGAGGCCCTCCGAGCTGAGCTGGAGGCCCAGGCCCAAAGGCTGGAGGCCCGAGGCTCAGAGGCCGCCCGCCTCTCCGAGGAGCTGGCCCAGGCACGGAGGGCAGAGGCTGAGGCCCACCAGGCGGCGGAGGCCCAGGCTGGAGAGCAGGCCCGGCTTCGAGAGGCAGCGGAGGCTGCTGGCCGCGAGCTGGAGGCCGCGATGAGGGAGCGGGAGGCTCTGGGGGAGGCACTGGCAGCGGCAGGCCGTGAGCGGCGGCAGTGGGAACGCGAGGGGCCCCGGCTGCGGGCCAAGGCCAAGGCGGCTGAGGAACGGCTGCAGGCGCTGGAGAAGGAGTGCCGCCAGCATGTGGAAGAGGCCGAGGGGGAACGCCGGGAGAAGCAGGCCCTCCAGGAG GAGCTGGACAAAGCCGTGGTGCGGAGCCAGGAGCTGGGGTCCCGGCTGGAGGGTCTGCAGCGTGAGCTGGAGCAGGCGGCTCTGGAGCGCCAGGAGTGGCAGCTGGCACAGGAATTGCAGCATGAGAG GTATCAGAGCCTGGAGCAGAGGCTGGAAGTTGAGCTGCAGGTGGCGGTGACCTCCAAGGAGGAGGCGCTGGCGGCGCTCAAGGAGAAGGCCCAGCAGCTGGAAGAGGAGCTGCTGCAG CTGCGCCAGGGCCCTGCACCCGAGGAGAATGCTGGGCCCAGGACCCTGGAGACCCAGAGTGGGCGGCTCATCGAGGTGGAGCGCAGT AATGCCACACTGGTGGCGGAGAAGACAGCTCTACAGGGGCAGCTGCAGCAGCTGGAGGGGCAGCTGGGGGGCCTGCAGGGGCGCGCCCAGGAGCTGCTGCTGCAGAGTCAGCAGGCGCAGGAGTACAGCAACCGCCTGCAG GCCGAGAAGGCCATGCTAGAGCTGCAGGGCCAAGAGCTGCACAGGAAGCTGGGGGtgctggaggaggaggtggacgCGGCCCGGAAAGCCCAGGAGGAGACCCGCGGGCAGCAGCAGGCCCTGCTGCGGGACCATGAGGCCCTGGCCCAGCTGCAGCGGCGGCAGGAGGCCGAGCTTGAGGGGCTGCTGGCCCGGCATCGCGACCTCAAGGCCAACATGCGGGCACTGGAGCTGGCCCACCGGGAGCTGCAGGGCCG GCACGAGCAGCTGCAGGCCCAGCGGGCCAACGTGGAGGCGCAGGAGATGGCCTTGCTGGCGGAGCGGGAGCGCCTGCTGCAGGATGGTCATCGGCAGCGGGGGCTGGAGGAGGAGCTGCGGAGGCTGCAGAGCGAGCATGACAG AGCTCAGATGCTGCTGGCAGAGGTGTCCCGGGAGCGAGGGGAGCTGCAGGGCGAGCGCGGGGAGCTGCGGGGCCGGCTGGCGCGACTGGAGCTGGAGCGGGCGCAGCTGGAGGCGCAGAGCCAGCGGCTGCGTGAGTCCAACCAGCAGCTGGACCTGAGCGCCTGCCGGCTGACCACCCAGTGCGAG CTGCTGACACAGCTGCGGAGTGCCCAGGAGGAGGAGAACCGGCAGCTGCTGGCCGAGGTGCAGGCCCTGAGCCGGGAGAACCGGGAGCTGCTGGAGCGCAGCCTGGAGAGCCGGGATCACCTGCACCGGGAGCAGCGCGAGTACCT GACCCAGCTCAATGCCCTGCGCCGCGAGAAGCAGAAGCTGGTAGAGAAGATCATGGACCAGTACCGCGTGCTGGAGCCTGGGCCCCTGCCCCGGACCAA GAAGGGCAGCTGGCTGGCAGACAAGGTGAAGAGGCTGATGCGGCCCCGGCGGGAGGGGGGCCCCCTCGGGGGTCCACGCCTGGGGGCCGATGGGGCTGGCAGCACGGAGAGCCTGGGGGGCCCCCCGGAGACGGAGCTCCCCAAGGGCAGGGAGGCAGATGAGACAG GGCCCCCCTCACCAGCACCCATGCGCCGGGCCCGAAGCTCCCTTTGCCTGCGGGATGAGACCCTGGTGGGTGGGCAGCGGCGGAAACTCAGCTCCCGCTTCCCTGTGGGACGAAGCTCCGAGTCGTTCAGCCCCGGAGACACTCCCCGCCAGCGATTCCGCCAGCGCCGCCCGGGGCCCCTGGGAGCGCCCAGCTCCCACAGCAaag GACCCACCGTGGAGTGGGACGGCTCCATCGAGACCTTGGCAGAACGTGACGCAGATGCCGGCGGAGAAG GCCTTCCAGAGGAGGCGAAGTCGGAGCCAGGACTTGGAG ACCATGAAGTTCAGGAACCAGAGAAACCCCGCCTCACCCCTTCTCTCAGCCAGTGA